CTCATTGTCACTGTTGTTATCTCTGTTGTTGTTGCTGTCATTGTTCTATCTATTGCTATCTTTTTGCATATACGAAAGCGAAGGAAACAAAGTGACCGGAAAATTCAAAGATCTGATAGTAATAGCAATGGGTTGAGTCGGGATGGTGCTAAAAATGATGCTAATAGTGATATTCATATGCTTTAAAGATCGTCTCAAACTAGTTCAGAGTTTCTCTAGCTATGCTCCTTCTTCGAGAAAAATGGACTCGCCGGAGCTCCGTACATTGCCGCCGTTACATGGATGAAATTTGAGAGAGTTGTGGGAATATCATGTTTTTCTCCGGTACTGCTGAAAATGATGTGGATTTTTACTCTTCTGCCGGATCTATGGATGGTAGAGAGAGCTCTATCGTCGTGGACAGCCGGATTGTTTTTTACGTTTTTAGATAGGTTATTTGTGTGGGTAATGGGTGTATCGGGTGGGTTAAATGGGTAATGGGTGGGTATTCAaattttgggttaaataattgGTCAAATCGGGTTGAGCCGTAGGATTGCGCCATGTGTACCAAATAATTCTTTCGTTAGTGTGAGGGGTAAATGTGCACTGATTTTTGGACGACAGGGGCACTAATGAACggaaagtataacggagggtattTATATACCATTAACGATAGTTCgtgggtatatttgtcctttttcccttacTTGAATCATGATTATGAGATATAAAAAAGTTATAGGAACCATCTAACAAAATAGAAAAGTTACGGGGTCGGTTTGCTATTTGAAGACTTGAAGGCTGAATATAAGTTCATAAGAGAACTACTACACCAAAGCATCATCTCGCCCGAATGGACCTTGCGGTGCACGATCTAAATTTAATCGGAGAACTAATATGGACACCGAACACCAGGTGGTGAAAAAAAAGTGCCTAACTATTTCTTgaatagtttaagtttatatatagGTAGGAAGTTAGCTAAAATGTGCAAAAATgtccaagttttttttttcttcttttagtttTTCGCCAAAGTAAgctatgaaaaaagaaaatttcaaagaaaatagaTTAGTTCTAATCTTATTAGTGTGGAGGATCATTTTGTCTGATTTCAAACTATTGAAATTGGAGCAAATCGAGaaagtacattttttttttccaaacagGTATTTTGGCTAATTTCCATATTCTTTTAgctcttttttctttcaattgatTAGATTTTTCGATTTCTAGTGAACATTCTTAatgacaaatatttatttatttataatttgagaCTTTAAATTCAAATCTTAAGACAAAACtatcttttaataaaatgtGCTTTTATTTAAAGAGCGACTATCCAACATAAATCCGAATTAGTCAACCTAAAAAGGCATAGTAAAATTAGGAGGGAAATAACTAAGAAAAAAGCAAATGAAGAGTAGtataatttagatatttaaattcCTGAACATTACAAccaatatattttattctcgTAACAAAATACTCCGACTCATGacgataaaaagaagaaaaaataaaacataagttGAAGATTCGCTAATTGGAAAActtgatataattttattttattttaaaaaaggaatgGGGGTAAAGGGAGGGGAGATGGGGAGATATTAGAAGGTAGGAAATCAAACTCTTACGAACTAGTTAATAAGAGAGGAGATTACAAGATAGGAGATTACAAACTAGTTAAtaagtgtaaaataaataaatggggTAAGTGTAAATAAATGTTTTCAAAATTGGGGGTAGGAAAAGGGAAATGAGAGAGGACATTACAGGGTAGGAAATCAAACCTTCACAAACAAAGTAAAAGTTCAAATAATCCACCAACTGAATTATTAAGACTTCATTTATTTACAATTAATGAGGTATGAATCTGGACGGCATAGAAATTCAGGGTACATGTGGATGAAGTCCTACTATAATGTATGAAGATTAACTTGGTCTCAAGGTGTTGGTGCTACTAGTTATCTAAACAGGAGACTATGTCTCATCTGATTCTAACATCTCCATAGCCTTAAAACTATGGGGGTTATTTGATAATTTTGCAGAAATTTTAGATTCGAAATTGATCGGCCTAAAAAAACAACATTAGAAgggaaacaaataaaaaaaaagttaattgaaatataatttagatattcaaatcCCTGAACATTACTTCcaatatattatattcttgtaacaaaattctcaaaattaaGGGTGCGGGGGAGGAAGAGAGAGGAGAATGGGAGAAGATTacaagacaaaaataaaatgttggcGAACAAGGTGAAAGTTTACAATTGAGCTACTGAGATTTTCTTTATTGTGAccttattatttttcaaaattgggGTAGGAGAAGAGGAAATAGGGAATAAACTTACGAGGTAGGAAATCAAACTCTTACCAACAAACTGAAATTGAGTAATTTTAGTAAAATTGAGTTTTCTTTGTTAATTTGGTTTTTTCCCATCCAATTGAGGGGTACGGCAGTACGGGTGACAAATTTATAGACGACAGgggtaaaaataacttcatAGTCAACTAGTAAATCAAAATTGAGGagtattttttacccttttccctattttatAACAAAGACTCTATTTTGCTAtgcatttttccaaaaaaaattgaagaagaaaattggGTTAACAATTTTTAACGTGAGGGGTTAGCTTATTCAATTTGTATATTCTCCTGTTATTTAAAAGAGGGACCATTGTGcccaatcaatcaatcaatctaTCCATTCCACACTTGAGgaaattcaatttgaatttttacaTGTCTTCTAAAGTAGAAGACAAAAAAGTTGATATAAAGTTGATCCATATTTCTTCACTTTTATTATTACCAACAACTAgtattatttttcctatttctttCTTCACTAAAAACTAAACCAAAGAATGGGATCTAAAGGCCTTGTTCATGTCTTTCTTGTCTCATTTCCAGGCCAAGGACATGTCAATCCTCTTCTTAGATTCGCCAAACGCCTCGCTTCAAAAGGCCTTCTCGTCACTTTCTCAGCACCCGAAATTTGTGGTGTAGAAATGAAGAAAGCTAATCCAAAAATCAGCAATGAACCTACTCCATATGGTAATGGTATGATAAGATTTGATTTCTTTGAAGATGAATGGGATCCTTCGAAGCCCGATGGCAATGATTTGGAGATGTATATACAACATCTCGAGATAATAGGAAAGAAAATACTCCCAATAATGATCAAGAAATACGCGAAACAGGGCAGCCCTGTTTCGTGTTTGATTAATAATCCTTTTGTCCCTTGGGTTTGTGATGTTGCTGAAAGCCTTGGCATCCCTAGTGCCATGCTTTGGATACAATCTGCTGCTAGCTTTTCAGCTTATTATCATTATAGTCATAATTTAGTTCAATTTCCTAGTGAAACACAACCTGAAATTGATGTTCAATTACCTTGTATGCCTTTGTTAAAGTATGATGAAATTCCTAGTTTCTTGCACCCTTCAAGTTCATATACTTTCTTGAAAACAGTCATTTTGAGACAATTCAAGAACGTATCCAAACTTACCTTTATACTTATGGAAACATTCCAAGAACTTGAACGTGACGTTGTTAATCACCTCTCCGAAATATTTCCTATCAAAACTGTTGGTCCTCTATTCAAATACCCTAAAGAAGTAGCTCCTAATGATGTCCAAGGTGATTTTATGAAGGTGGAAAATTGCATAGATTGGCTTGATACAAAATCAACATCCTCTGTAGTGTACATATCCTTTGGTAGTGTGgtcatattaaaaaaagaacaagtgGAGGAAATAGCATATGGGTTGTTGAATTCATTGGTGAATTTTTTGTGGGTCATTAGGCCACCTACTAAAGTCCAAAATTTTGATCCAATATTGTTACCTAATGGATTTCTAGAGAAGGTAGGAGATAAGGGGAAAATAGTGCAATGGTGTCCACAAGAACAAGTGTTGTCCCATCCCTCGGTGGCTTGTTTCATGACACACTGTGGATGGAATTCGACTATGGAAGCACTCTCAAGTGGCATGCCCATTTTGGCTTTTCCTCAATGGGGTGACCAAGTCACCGATGCTAAGTACTTAGTCGATGTTTTCAAAATTGGAGTTCGATTATGTAGAGGTGTGGCTGAAAATAGAATTATTTCGAGGGAAGAAGTGGAGAAATGTGTAAGGGAGGCTACGAATGGGCCAAAGGCGTCGGAGATAAAAGAGAACGCGTTGAAATGGAAGAAGAAGGCGGAGGAAGCGGTGGCGGAGGGTGGCTCCTCCGAGAGGAACATGCAAGCTTTTGTGGACTATGTTAGAAGTGTGTGATAGCAACGTAAATCATAGTTTAAAGAATACATAAACAATATACAATTTaatttgtcttttatttattgtaACCGTATATTCTTGTCTATTATTCcattaaataattatagaaCAATGAatccttattaattaataattctaGTGATTGGATCTCTATGGTGATAAGAAATAAGATATTCAAATTTATATCGTTGTCACAACGTATTCATGTTTCATACGTCAGaagttaataattttaaattatcaaaaaattcgCGTGTTTCATATTGTGTGCGCAACTGCGCATTAATGGATGAATAGAttgaagttatatatatttaacaattataatgtaatgtaaagtCTGAAGAAGACATAGTATATACAGATCTTAGCTCTATCTTAGAGGTAGAGAATTGTTTTCAATAGAGCTTTgactcaaacaaaaaaaaacagtccaaaataatatagagaaagaaataacataaatgaaGATAATCATGGCAAAATACTACAGACAACCTGACAAATCATCATAAACAATAGTCATAACAAAATGTAAAAAGATAACCAAACTCAAAGGACAAAAAACTACAAGAGTAATTATACAACTAATAGTAAAGAGGAATATGAGAGACAACAATCAACAAACTAACTAACCTCCTACTCAAATATGTGTCCTCTTCCTTCTCAATGTCCGGATGAACATGCATTCTTTTCTCTACAGTATGGTAGAGTATGGTAGACTTATAACCAATCCAATCGGAAACCTTAATTCGAGAGATCAAACTAGCAAGGATAATATCGTAAAGTCGGAGAGGAAGAAGAATGCCATCCCATAACTTcatatctaaggtcatgtcatCGGTAAGTTGAAGTTGCGTCATCTCATCTCTAATTACCTCTCTCCAATACTTCTTCAACCTACCTCTACCTGAAACTATAGGTAACCTCTCAGATCTCCACATTGGGGTGCATCTCCTTTGCACATGTCTGAATCATCTCAATCTCGATTCCTGCATCTTATCCTCTATGGTGCCACCCCTACTTTGGCATGGATATCTTAATTTTTAATCTTGTCTCTCCTCATTGGCACGCACATCCATCTCAGCATCCCCATTCCGCAACTATCATTTTCTTCTGAAAGTAGAAGTTCTTGACTAGACAACACTCTTCTCTATATAATACAATTGATACTTAAATTTGTTTACACTATCACTGTAGTTTAACTACTATGCCAAGGTAATTAGTTAACATACTAGTTATGGACATCTACATGTAATAGTGTAAAAGGTTTTTTTAAACTGCCGTAAGCTAAAGGTTTATTAATTGATACTTACTTCTTGGCTGCTTCGAGAAAGAAATGGACTTTATAGTGCAAATCATGTTGTAGTGAAAACTACAGCAACGTGTACTAATTGAAGTTAACTAGCGTTTTTCATGTTTTTGCCGGATTTCTACAACCCTAcggttttttctttatttcccACTAAAGTTTCAATTCCAGAGGAGTCGTTTGGTTATCGTATATATatcataattataataaattataattaaaaaataaaatgacaggatggattaaaaagaaaattcaaactcATTGTGGTACTTTCTAACTGACACGCTAGCCATAACAGTAGGGGTGTACCAAATCGAAggaaaatcgaaccaaaccgcaaatcaagaaaaaaaccCCGACTAGTaattggtttgacttggtttggtattggaaaaaagaacccgactatatttgggttggtttggttttaactaaaaaaaaccaatccgagaccaaaccaacccgtataattttaaaattttattttatacataaaaatatttactttgatataatttttaaatatttcttatactttttcatagtttttatcttttaatatattatttcaagtttgaaacttaaaattttgaatggttcaataaagattatagttcacaaatgttggtaattataataaagcttaaatcaaaatcaaattaactctaatgcaaaaagaaaatcaattcaacactaagaatgaaaataatattgaatattttttctttggtttagacaatttaaatacataatctaattttaattttctttaatatttagtcatataactaatacttattaaacttattttagcatgatttagtacttttaaattatgatcattttcattatgacttgttaatttgcaatatttgttttacgcgatttcattattattatttttttgtaggaTATGttagtgtcattactcatatcatattttgtgttattttcttaagaaacaccttagatagttgtattttggtaggactaaagaaatatttgaagtacaagtaaattatatgtttgtatgaatactttactagaaaaactcaaaaaaacccaaaaatccaaaaaatccgaaaaaaacccgaggttgaaaaacccgagttttattggtttggtttggtttggttcatagatttaaaaatccgagacaaatgatttggtttgatatttgaaaaatccgaaccaatCCGGTCATGTGCACCCCTACATAGCGCTCAGTCTCTACTGATTTAATCTATAACTCTTGACTTATTTCCTTCGTAATATAACAGTCTAACAACATCATGATGATTTAAACAACtctataaattaattagaaaatcaTTGCTCCATCAAAAGAGTACCTTCTTTCATTATAAAGTTAATACTCTTTTTTTTACGATataaagttactttttttttttattgtgatgaaaaagctaaaaacttgaaatattttctatttcaacccTCTTTTACTACATTATCCTCACTACAATATTTTCCAAactcttctaatttttttttccatacccTTCACAAAGGAAAATGTATCATAAAAGATTATCTTTCATAAATAATGTCaaacatgttataaattcaTTGAATTTCCATATTCTCAATACACGAACTACTTATATTCATGTATGTGTATTTTCTAGGTTCGATGAACCAATTTAATAAGaatgtattaatttattttgacaCTTAATATGGTGATTTTTGGAGTGATTTCACTAGTTATAAATAGGGTTGTTCATTCACCATTGTAAGAGACACTTGAAGACATTTGAATAAGATGATCTTTACATTATACTTCTCATACATCTTGTCTATATTATTTGTAGTACATTGCTTATATTTTACAACATGTTATCAACACGAGAGTCTAGCTAACTGGGATTGAGTTTTAGTTGCTTTAGCTCATATTTTACTCAGTTCATGTTCTGGTTGATCTCGTTATGAGaatcaaaaaggaaaatggTAACTATTGGAATCAAGAATATTATATGCATAAATTAGGTATGTATTTCTAGAATCTTTTTAtggtttaaaaataaatttcatttggtACTTTGCAATACAATAGTGTTCGGTCACTAACTTTGACCGGAAATCAAAGGTATATACTACTACTAGTTGAATATTCTTTGCTCCTTGAAATtctttaaatagaaaaaaatataaagttttgGTAGCATCAGTTTAAGTACTCTTTTGACTACACTAATTTTGatgataaatttaatattttttgtgttacaATTGTTTATATTGTGAAAGGCATTGGTTGACAGAAGTAAatgtattttatgaattttaagtAGGGGCAAGTTGCATGAAGAGTTGGGCATTGAACTCACTCTCAACACaacttttcatccacagacTGATGGACAGTCGAAGATCAAGTGTTGGAAGACATTTTAAGGGCATGTTTAATTGACtttggaggacattgggataaATCCCTACCTTTGTATGAGTtctcctacaacaatagttatcacttcGGCATTGACATGGCACCGTTCGATGCACTTTATGGGAGGGTTGTAGATCTCCCatatgatggtttgaggctggataTGTGAAACCTTTGAGGGTGGATTTTGTAAAGGATGCTCAGTTTAAGTGTAACACCCGACTCTTCCAAaatgtctaaattaactcgtacctTCGTGGAAAGAGAAAGAGGGTGAGttttaatttgaaaaggatGTGGtattcatattttaagtgtGCAAGGGttttatctcaagttttgaagttaaataaatggaaaaataaaagttggcgaaagttatcgtaagttcctttttaaagatttttttgaaatttgggtcaaatgtatcggatgttttctcccaatatataaagagttagaagacCTATTACCCGTTAAATtgaaggcctacgagtctagtttgcaacgcacaaaaccccgtatcaAGCGGACATCCGAgcaaaaagttatgagggttttactagggaCTGCCAGGGCAGAATCTGGGTCGAGTAAAGaaatatggtatgtcggctATTTAACGTTTTTAGCCATGGAAACAGTTCATTTCAGttccaaaacaagaaaaaaagcttaggagagggttcctatggagtcCTAGtatgatgaaggttagttttgacgatttctaccattaaacattgcccccgtgcctagaaacgtaacccctacacgtggcaatcatttttcccttctatttgctgcgtttggagctggtttttgaagatatacaTTTGTAactattggtgtttcttcaaggttttaacttggttaactaaggtaatcatctcgggactcttttatgattgtttttatgaatttctacggacATTTCGATAAAttggggcaatatggcaaatctgccaatataagattaattataaactgtttataggtgcgtaccacctgtgtatatatagtgtttgcgaagcttaggacataaggaacaactttcgttaaggaactacggtctttcgagcgttcattggaaaggtatgttaaggctattccttacttacgacatgtttccttaaagtttagaagcaatgtatttgggttgttgtCCTTGATatattgttggctgctcgagttgatataatcctcccttgtcgggattattattcagttagtagcgtccctatgttggacatgACTTAAGAGGCTATTTGtttaggttgcttataactaaattgttcgcttttagcggttggattgttattattgtcgttggggctattgtggttagatgcaggaatgtgatctatgcctagaaggactatgttctgcctacagggctatatggatgcctaacagggctatgagttgcctacatggctatattgacgcctaagaaggctatattcttcctacagggccatgttgttgcctaaaagggctatgagttgtctataagctacgtTGATGCGTAAATGAGCTATGTGCTACCTaaggggctatattaatgcttaagagggctatgtgactgcctacggggctaggggtACTACTGATAGGGttatataggctgattggcaccttccgggcttatgggggcctgagtaggtagtcttgtgtgctgtttgtacctgccgagcttatgggggcttggttaggttgttgtgtTATTATaattgataagtttagatttaggagcaggtcagtacacttatcttagccttgatttatttattagattattccagtatatcacgatacctcatcatagtctattgcctttcatactctgtacattattttgtactgacgccccatggCCTGGGGgcactgcattcatgcatgcaggtcctgacagacgattgagtagacctcctcagcagcatgattgacttttatccggttagctagcccctttcctccggagctgccagagttgggaggtttgttacattttgttgtatatatcattatgggtaggctggggccctgtcccaccaatctttactactcttagaggcttccagactagtgtgtggggtttatagttACGTTATGGCCATcggtaacgactcggaaaatgataggttaagcaagagcctatgactttgtgttgactttataatgaggttctatgaggggtttttatgtaatttcgttttaattgtgttacatccgacaatttaaaatgaatatgaagtagcttgaaattggaagtagtcacttttggaaaaagttcagaacctggaaatttggttaagtgtgggaaatcagtgagtttttggccaactttgagcagtcataactcctagctcaggatgatccaggagtagttccagttatgtttggaaagcccttggaacgatctttccaacgccaccgagtttgctcgattccgagttcgtatgagcgagttatgccctttgaaagttgggcagttagcaaggagtccgtccggaaatttaagggcattttggtcttttcacaaatcttttcttttgaggttatattattgtgttaggctgattgtggatcatttttgttccattttaaaagagtaagagttagggttcttgagtgaagaagagaagaagaggggaagaagaagaagaagaagttggagctaggattgaagattttgagttctttcttcttcaattctcgtgggttttcaacttagaggtatggggatcctttatccttgattattcttcctttcaaggagctcaattcaaatgattcaaagttcttccaaaaacacaaaaatcctaatttcgattctaagcatgggttcttgcattaaatgattttttttgatgatttacgttattaatggtgtctattgatggttttaagaaagaaatttccatgaacccatgtcttggcaagtttcctaaagttggcttatgaagtgggtttattatttatgattgaatgatgatggaagtatgcttggattgagttgaatagttgacttctattattatctatgcttatctattgtgaattgttggagagttgaggaatggtgattgtggcttgggaaaaagggtaagtggacctaacttcattgttaaggtagaattgatatagaattgtgatagattgatgtgtgatccacttatggtggaggtgtttacttattgaatgtattgtgtttatggccttggaggcattatatgaggaattgaagtgttgacatgatatcatatatgtgaatgtgatgtgaaggacttgaatgagaatcaaatgaagtaaaggcaatcatgttgtgaatataaagGTGTTCATGTGATCTCAAGGTGATCTTGTttaaagtgttattgtattgtgattgaaagtgtgtcctctattattgttcatatgtgatgatgatggaatgtgaaggatcTTTATAATGTGATGtgtgtcttgacttggtagacttaggtgcctcttcttgatacattagaagctttgttgaatatgaatcgataggatatggcattcctttcgGATGTAAGTGACGAAACCTGTTTTTGAGCTggatagtgtttggtattttaggcATATCTCTTGCTCTAGAACTTAGTttgcagtgaataaatatgatttggaaagctaactcgtatacctacaacttttatgtttatgtaaaattctaatttaactgttatggatacgaaatatgggacgcaacatagggcaaGTTCTGCCCAGATTCCGAGAATTGAAATCCTGCATGACCAGCGGCTAGTGTCTTgactatatctttttgtacaaaatatattttgcggtgatccttgtttgtttgcaaccctaagagatgtatctacatctttcatgaaggttataaagtctagttctgccattttccttttcaaatctaagatgcaacatgaggtactaggctggccagattcactgttttgggagcatagttgtatttgtacatgctaggcttacttatgatgatgatcctattttacgtcaacattactgagctaatagaagttaaataagttatgtaattgtatttctaaggttgatatactcgtgaacaagttgaggtatgtgggtttgattgtggaaaccttcctttccacaagtccaaccatttatcctctatttctacttcaagtttatgggtccttatgattatttatgaactcttgaattatggaattactactacacatcctat
This genomic stretch from Solanum stenotomum isolate F172 chromosome 10, ASM1918654v1, whole genome shotgun sequence harbors:
- the LOC125842423 gene encoding gallate 1-beta-glucosyltransferase 84A24-like, which codes for MGSKGLVHVFLVSFPGQGHVNPLLRFAKRLASKGLLVTFSAPEICGVEMKKANPKISNEPTPYGNGMIRFDFFEDEWDPSKPDGNDLEMYIQHLEIIGKKILPIMIKKYAKQGSPVSCLINNPFVPWVCDVAESLGIPSAMLWIQSAASFSAYYHYSHNLVQFPSETQPEIDVQLPCMPLLKYDEIPSFLHPSSSYTFLKTVILRQFKNVSKLTFILMETFQELERDVVNHLSEIFPIKTVGPLFKYPKEVAPNDVQGDFMKVENCIDWLDTKSTSSVVYISFGSVVILKKEQVEEIAYGLLNSLVNFLWVIRPPTKVQNFDPILLPNGFLEKVGDKGKIVQWCPQEQVLSHPSVACFMTHCGWNSTMEALSSGMPILAFPQWGDQVTDAKYLVDVFKIGVRLCRGVAENRIISREEVEKCVREATNGPKASEIKENALKWKKKAEEAVAEGGSSERNMQAFVDYVRSV